In Oligoflexus sp., the DNA window GGCGCGCAGCCGGACCTCGAAATTCTTTATCAGGACAAAGCGATCCTGGCCGTAAATAAACCTGCGGGTTTGCTCTTTCACGGCTATACGAAAGGTCTGCCTCTGCCCCTGGTCGATCAGATCAAGGCCGAGGTGCAGCCCTATGTCGGTGTTGTGCATCGCCTCGATCGGCCGGTTTCCGGCGTGGCTCTTTTCGCACGCAATTCAAAAATCGCAGGGCGTTTGGGTGAACAGTTTCAGACGCGGACTCTCGATAAAATTTATCTGGCCCTGGTGGAAGGGGAACCGGAAGCGGAACGGGCCGTGCTGCATGATGTCCTGGAGGCACCGCCGTCCACCGATCGCCCGTCCAAGGGGCCCCAGGCTTGTCATCTGACCTATGTGAAATTAAAAAGCGAGGGTGGGCTCAGTCTTTTGGCCATTAAGCTCGGCACAGGTCGTCGCCATCAGATTCGTATGCAGCTGAGTCGTCGGGGTTGGCCGATCGTCGGGGATCGTGAGTATGGTGCGAAAACGATGATTCCTGGAACGGAGGACCTGGATCCCCGCTTCTGCCCTTTGGCGCTGCACGCGGCGCGCTTGAAAATCACGCATCCCCAAACAGAAAAGGAGCTTGTGATTCAAGCTCCCCTCCCCTGGTATTGGCCTTCGTCTTTTTTACTCGAAGCTCCGGACATAGCCGATGGCCCAGCGTGAGTCCTCTTCATCAAAGAGGACGTAATCATCGAGTCCCGGCTGCAAAAGGATTCCACCGTAGCTGTAAGACATGTTCACCGCATCCATCGGCGTGATCATCCAGTTCACCGACAGTGAAAACGAATAGGCCTGATCAGGCTGGGAATTGATCGGAGGATCACCCGGGCCTTCATAGGTTATGGTGTGATACTTGATTTCCGAGTAATTCGCTCCATAGGACAAAGTCCATTCCGGCAGAAAACTCCAGTTGCCGCTGTGTCCGATGCCACCGCTGAATTCCGGCAAAGGCTGACCGCCTGTGCCGTCCTGCGGTTTGGTCGAATCATAGCGGCTCCACGTATAGCGCACAAAGGCATTCAACGCGAGGTTGAAGGTTTCTGTGGCCGGTACAGCCGCGGTCCAGCGGACCTCGGGTTTGCTGTAGACCTCATTGATCTGCGAATTATAAGACGTCGGCAGCGTGGCGAGGATGCGGATGGTCCAGCCTACCTGAGGAATAAGGGAGCGCGGAAAGACGTTGAAGGAAATCACGCTATCCGAGAGTTCGAATTCCCTGGACTCGCTATCCACATAAAGGTTCTTTTCCACGCCCTGGGACAATGAGAGCGAATATTTTTTGGTGAAGGGATAGGTAAACGATCCTGCGAACGACATCACAGGATCCCCCTGCACGAAGGGAACAGCCAGGTCCCCGGACACCGAAGCGCTCCAGGCCCAGGCCGTGCCATTGGTTATGGTAAGTAATGTCAGAAGCCAGCGCTTCCGATACTTTATCCCGGCGATCAGCGACACTCAGGTAACCTGCCTTCCGTGAGCAGTGAATAGTTACGATAGCTGTTCAAAACGCCGTTCAGATCCTGCGTAAAATAGAGCCCGGCCGAGTAAGGGTTCTTGATCAAACCCGCCACATAAAAATCCCCGTTAAAGCGCATCACCACAACCTGAGGCTCATCAACAAAGTAAGCATCCGCACTCGCATTATAAGTCGGCGTCAGAAGCGCAAGCCGCACATCCGTGCTCGGTGCAGCACCCAAAGCATGGGTCGTAAGATCCACATTGAAGGCCGTCGCAAAAGTCGAGCGTTTGAAACAGGCCACGCGGGTCAATTCAATCGCCCCACGGTTCCCCGTAAAATCAAAGTTGCTCGCGGCGTTGATCGCAAAGTAAGCCCGGCTCATATCGCTGAAACCCAGATAATGCTGACCCGAGTTCACAAAGCTGTCCGACAGCATGCTCTCAACGAAACCACCGATCAAAAGATCATCACGCAGGGGCACGAAGGAAACCGGAACACCCGCATTGTTGGGATCGAGCGGGAAGGCATCGTTACCCATGAAGAAGCGGGCCGCGAAGATCTTGTCCGCACCGATGCCAAGCCGTGTGAGCGAGCCGGTAAAGTTATCATACTGATCACGGAAGCTCCGGTCGATGTCCTGCTGCTTGATCACCGCGTTATAGAACGCCGCCGCCAGCTTCACCGACTGACGCAGATCCAGCTGGATCTGATCGGTAAAGGCCTGGGGCAAAATGGGATTCAGATTGTCGATGCCGGACAGTTCCGCCTGGACCTGAGGCAGGGTAAAGGTCAGCTGATAAAGGTTCACAAAGCGCTTCACATCCAGCATGGTCATGAACACGGCTCCATAATAGGATCCGGTGTTCCAGTACGCGCGACCATAGCGGAAGTTCCGCAGATAGTAGGACTCGTCGTAGTTATTGATCATGCTCGTCAGAACCTCAGACGGCGAGGTTCCGATATCGAACTGATTGCAAAGCGGGTTCTGGAAAACGTGCTCATCCGTACAGTAAAGATAAGGGAAGGCACCGGCCGCCTTCGGAAGGTCCTTCAGGCCGTTGGAATAGGCATAAACTAAAGCGGCCTTGTCATAGGCTTCCCAGTCATAGGCAAGTCCCACTTCATCTTTCAGATTCAAATAGTCCATGACCGAGGATGTCACAAGGCGCTTGGGATCGGTAGCCGTGCTGCGTTCGATACCGGCGTCCACGGTTCCGTAAAAGTTATGGCGAAGGTTCAGGTTATGGCCGAACTCATGGATGGCGACGCGGTAAAGGATATCGCCTATGGCTTTTTCTGTGTCAACCGCCTTGAGCACCTGGCCCATGCCGGCAAACATCTCATCATTGAAATTCCAAACCGTCGAGAAAGCCTGGGCTCTGGGGCCAGTCATTCTTTGAGCCTGGGCCTTCATCTTTTCGGCCACGGCTTTTTCTGTTTTGGCGACCACCGCTTCCAGATCAGGATAGGTCTGAAGACGGAAGCTCTGGAGTTTTTCCAGATTCTTGCGCGCGCCTAAAATATCGGTTGGCGTGGAGTGACCGGCAAAGGGACTGCCGGGGTTCCCATAGGTGAATTCCGGGAGCAGGAAGCGATAGAGCGTCGCATAGCGGGAATCCGAGAGATAGGCCGATGACGACGTCCAGTTCTGTGGCTCCTGGCCCAGGGATTTTTTCATCTCGCGATAAAGGGGCGAAACCGTCGGGCGGTTGGCCTCGTGGGTTTCGTAGTCCTTGAGGCGCTGGATGTAATACTTCATATCGCTGATCCAGATCACGCTGGTCGACGAGATGATTTCACCTGTCAAGGGGTGCGCGCTTGAAGGACCGTAACCGAAGGGAGCCTGGAAGTCGGCTTCCTCGACAAAATGCACGAAGCTATAGCGTATGTCGCCGAGCTTATGGGTGCCGTCGGAGTCCTTGATTTCAAAACGGAGCTTCAGCCCGTTCTTTTCAAAGAGCTCGTTGGTCTTGGCAATGATCCCGATCTTGGGATCGTTATAAATCCACTTGTATTTCTCGGGGAAGCTTTCGGTGAAATAGATCGTCTGAACC includes these proteins:
- a CDS encoding RluA family pseudouridine synthase, producing MNRFLALGAQPDLEILYQDKAILAVNKPAGLLFHGYTKGLPLPLVDQIKAEVQPYVGVVHRLDRPVSGVALFARNSKIAGRLGEQFQTRTLDKIYLALVEGEPEAERAVLHDVLEAPPSTDRPSKGPQACHLTYVKLKSEGGLSLLAIKLGTGRRHQIRMQLSRRGWPIVGDREYGAKTMIPGTEDLDPRFCPLALHAARLKITHPQTEKELVIQAPLPWYWPSSFLLEAPDIADGPA
- a CDS encoding zinc-dependent metalloprotease, giving the protein MRVSALILGLVIPTLLMNTGCARKRPVERKVDTEGNRWAKADFETGKPWLGKVTIVNNGSNSAFGFVGLQSETTLGYFKFTKDYLQYLKLTDPYKGPNVTDSVINQWSIEHSDYTQKVSGGRVSNVETENDLIPFEQKRFFKVNWESATIAESASFPFEVDESCWSKRASRLVDDSQVIEAGAINFVVAVDYQVNPMCITYPQYFRSDFTHTMYYKYSFMQERDSNYKPYIYTGEDDPLMKKYGYFQTIMQGLDDLGRPKNTFIMNRWDDSKVQTIYFTESFPEKYKWIYNDPKIGIIAKTNELFEKNGLKLRFEIKDSDGTHKLGDIRYSFVHFVEEADFQAPFGYGPSSAHPLTGEIISSTSVIWISDMKYYIQRLKDYETHEANRPTVSPLYREMKKSLGQEPQNWTSSSAYLSDSRYATLYRFLLPEFTYGNPGSPFAGHSTPTDILGARKNLEKLQSFRLQTYPDLEAVVAKTEKAVAEKMKAQAQRMTGPRAQAFSTVWNFNDEMFAGMGQVLKAVDTEKAIGDILYRVAIHEFGHNLNLRHNFYGTVDAGIERSTATDPKRLVTSSVMDYLNLKDEVGLAYDWEAYDKAALVYAYSNGLKDLPKAAGAFPYLYCTDEHVFQNPLCNQFDIGTSPSEVLTSMINNYDESYYLRNFRYGRAYWNTGSYYGAVFMTMLDVKRFVNLYQLTFTLPQVQAELSGIDNLNPILPQAFTDQIQLDLRQSVKLAAAFYNAVIKQQDIDRSFRDQYDNFTGSLTRLGIGADKIFAARFFMGNDAFPLDPNNAGVPVSFVPLRDDLLIGGFVESMLSDSFVNSGQHYLGFSDMSRAYFAINAASNFDFTGNRGAIELTRVACFKRSTFATAFNVDLTTHALGAAPSTDVRLALLTPTYNASADAYFVDEPQVVVMRFNGDFYVAGLIKNPYSAGLYFTQDLNGVLNSYRNYSLLTEGRLPECR